CCCCATTTGCAATCTTCATTTCTTTCTGCCGGAAAGTAGAGAATTTTTAAGGGCCCATTTTCCTTTCGATATCTGGGATTTCTCTGAGCAAATATCAGAAATAGGCGCAACAATGAAGGATGGGGATTCAAAGAAAAACAAGGTTTTTAGTTTCCCccgtattttttttatatttttaaatgaaatttaatgCCCGAATCTTGTTTTTTGGGTTGCTgaattgattatttatttggGTGTTACGTGAAGCTCTCATGGTCAAAGAAATTGATTAGAAAATGGTTCAATATCAAGTGCAAAAGCGGGGAATATCAAGATGATGAAGCTGTTTATAGAGGCGAGTAGTCATCTTTGTTGAGTTAGAGTGGCACTTTCCATTTGATTTAGTATTTTTGAGCCTGCCTTGATTTTTATTTCGAGATTAAACCGGGTTAAACACTTAAACTTTAACATTATACCTTTTTAGGTTGGTTAAAGAaatctgtttttttttctttctcttgTTTTGTCTTCACGGGTTTGTCTTCTACTTcaccattaattaaatttacaaTAGTTTTCAGTTGAGTTTAATTTATCTATGATATACATACTGGTCTTATTTCTTTGCTTTCTTCACAAAATTAAAAGTTCGGAGTTTTGACCACTTGACCGTTTATTAGCAAGATTTGAATCATGTGAGGTCAACCGAGGTTTGTATTTAGCAGGTTTTAATAACGATATTTTCTTGACTAGGTGGAAATGGTGAAAGGAGAAGTAGGTTCTCTGAAAGGGGACAATCCGCAATCGAGAAAGGTAAAACTGGTTTACAGCATCATATCTCTCAACTATGAGTTCACAATGACAAAGGTTTGAAAATATAAGTTGACACGCGATGTTCATGATCAATTTTGATTCCTATGTTTACACATTTGACGTTGACATTGATTTTGAATGCAGAAAAATCAACAAAGAATGTGGAGCGTTCCCTTTCCCATTCACGGTCTTGTTCCAGGCGGGGGAGAGGCTATCTTGATCACCCTCAGATTATAAATGTCCAGAACCATAGGTTTGTTTcatcaaaagagttatgcttaTTTCCCTCTTGTTGACGTTCTTCCGTTTTCTGATTTCTTATTTCAGCGTCTTTGCATCAACGTGGAATGTGGGAGGAAAATCGCCGCCAAGCAATATGAACTTAGATAATTGGCTACATTCTGCACCACCTGCTGACATTTATGTACTCGGGTATGATCTCAATTCGTGAGTACAAATATAAACGACTgccacttttttttaaaaaaaattgtgttaatCTTATAGATTTCAAGAAATAGTCCCTTTGAACGCTAGTAACATCCTTGGTGCGGAAGACAATGGTCCTGCCAAAAAGTGGCTTACTCTTATCAAAAGAACACTAAATAATGCTCCTGGCACTAGTGGAGGAAGTGGGTGCTATACACCGTCACCTGTCCCTGAGCCGATTGCTGAGTGGAATGAAGATTTCGAGGGGTCAGCCAGGCACAAAGCCTCGGCCTTCCTTCATCGCCGATCTTTCCAGACTCCACAACGAATGGGAATTGAAATTGACTCTTCTACACCACAAACTTGCCTCAACAGGCGATTCAGTGTTTGTGAAAGAACAATTTTTGGACATAGACACAGTGACTTTGTCCCAAATATGAGATGGGGTTATAGGCCAAGTGACTGTTCTTCCAGTCAGCGGCCAAGTGATTGTCGCCCGAGTGACTATTCCTCTGGTCATCGACCAAGTGACTATTCTTCAAGTCGGCGGCCTAGTGACTATTCTTGGGGTCAGAGGCCTAGTGATTTCTCGAGATTGGGGTCTGATGAGGATTATTTGCCTGGGGATTCACCTAGTACGGTGTTGTATTCTCCAATGTCGTTAAGTGCTAATCAGGGGGAAGATGCAGCTATGATGCCCGAATGCTCTAGATACTCTTTGGTGGCAAGCAAGCAAATGGTCGGCGTTTTTCTTACTGTTTGGGTTCGAAGTGAGTTGAGAGAATTTGTTCGGAACATAAAGGTTTCTTGTGTTGGTCGAGGATTGATGGGTTACCTTGGCAATAAGGTAGTCGTGTGTGTTAATATTGTTGTTTTTGCTTGTATTTAggcaatttaaaataattaaccaAGGGGCAGTATTGTTCTTTTATGGCAGGGATCCATTTCAATCAGCATGTTGCTGCATCAGACCAGCCTTTGTTTCGTATGCAGCCATTTGACATCTGGTCAGAAGGAAGGTGATGAACTACGAAGAAATGCCGATGTCATAGAGATCTTAAGAAAAACAAGATTCCCACGAGTTAACTGCATCAATGACGAGAAATCCCCAGAGACAATCCTTGGACATGAGTAAGATCTTAAACATTTGGTTTGTTTTAAGGAGGtgaattgtttttaaaaaaaatttaatctgaTAAATCAGGTGTATTTTCTTGCTATCGAGTGCCTTTGAGCATAGTCAAGAGGGAAAATATTTGTTCAACTATTCTTGTGCTTATCATTGGTTTACAAGGCCTTTTtaatgataattaatttttgatgTAGTCGAACTATCTGGTTGGGAGACCTGAACTATCGTATAGCACTGCCATACCGGTCTGCTAAAGCACTCATTGAAATGCAAAACTGGAGAGCCTTATTAGAAAAGGACCAAGTATGACATCTTACTCTTACCGAGGACAGATCCGTTCAGTTTCTTGAAATTATTTGGCTTGATTTTCTTTGTCCATATGCCGATATTTAACTATGCTTTATTTTCCTGATAGCTGCGGATTGAGCATAGACAAGGTCGAGTATTTGATGGCTGGAAAGAAGGGAAGATATATTTTCCACCAACATACAAATATTCGCATAATTCAGACAGATATGCAGGTGATGATATGCATCCAAAGGAGAAACGAAGGACACCCGCATGGTAAATATCTCTAATATGATTTAGTTAATTGAAGATGCTTTGGTCTATATCTAGCTGGAGCTGATTTATATCTTTCTGTATCTAAAGGTGTGACCGGATTTTATGGTATGGTACTGGTCTTCAACAATTATCATATGTTCGTGGGGAATGTAGGTTTTCGGATCATAGACCCGTCTCCAGTGTGTTTTGGGCCGAAGTCGAATCTGTTCCCAGCCGGTTGAGGAAAAGCATGAGTCGTTCGACCTCCAGAATTGAGGTGGAGGAAATGTTACCATATTCACATGGTTATACAGAACTCTCTTTCTTTTGAAGGAACTCTTACATGGGTACGCCATTGAGTTGCTCCCTTTTTATCAGCTTTTGTTTTTGGTATATCAACAAACAATTAATTCTGAACATGTCATGCTCCGCTCCACCTATGATTCGTGTATAGCATATATGCCTTGTTTACAATCCCTTTTCGTACCGTCTCCCAGATTTTGTCTAGTGATGCATCCAGTTGTCTTATCCCTTGAGTTTTTAATGTTTTCTTTGTATTTCTCTTTTATAATCGGTCCCTTTTTGCAGGTCGCCAGATGCTATTGAGAAACACCAATCTGACAATAGATAAGGACATCTCCTCTCACTAACCGATAAAGGCAATTCTGTCCTTAATTTTTATACATCCTGCAGCATGCTTATGATTTTAGTCTAATTTTCTTCCTTTTCctctgatcagacgtgcataTGCTACTCTCCGAAGGCAAACTTGACACGGTGTGACATGATTAACGCTTACTCCTCAACTGATTACGTTCTTCCAACATCGAGTCTTTAAATTTCAAGATTCACAATTTCCCAATACATGCCATCTCTAAGTTCGTTTGAGTAATTTGAGCCTCCATTACGAGGTGTGATCGATCGCCTTCTTCAACATGGGTACTAAGTCATGAGTCTGTTTTGTGTTAAGGCCATAGGTGAGTAACAGAGAAGGTGGGAATACAAGAATCTTGTTTGTTGTTAATGTCTGATGATTCTTTGTTTGTTAGGGTAGATATTCTTGACAAGGGGAGAAATGTATATGGTCAAAATAATGATGCCCCtttttaacttttgtttttaaGCGAAGAATACAAGTGAGAATCTGATTTAACACTCATTGCTAACGTGACAGAAAGCACAATATTGAATTCTGTAAAGAGGGCCTTGCGCTCTGTGTTTGCTGCTAATGATTTTTACTGAAAAGTAGTGTTCTTGGTtgtctcacacacacacacacacacacacacacgcacacacacacacacacacacacgcccACGCACACGCCCACCCCCACAGAGACACATGCATGCAGCAGTCCGAGCTCACGCTATAAtttgttaataataatattatcatatGACAGttgattcaaacattttttaATTGAAGTTGGTTGAGTCAGCATATTTTATACtttacaaaacatcattttaatttcttttatgtTATTGGCTATGTGTAAGTTAGTTCTATCAATTAATTTCTTGGTTTGACTTGGAAATACTTTTCCAATGAAGATATAAATGTCATTTGATTTAATTCATAGCTCATCTTAGCAGTAAGATCGCAtctaatgatttttattatttttaactgtGGGGTCAACAAAATAACCCACAACTCAACATGTAAGAATAAACatggatatatatattaaaGACGAACTTTTAAAAGTATGTTGAACTCGACCATTATTTATTAGTTCCGGGTTGTCTTTACCTTAATATGAACATCTCGCTGCTTAACAAAGAGCCTCCTTATATACAAATGTAGCAAGCCTCTTTAATTATACTCTacatattatgaataaaaatcaGAGTCTAGTAGCATTCTTTGATGTATGTTGTTGGGTTAACATAATTCTTGGTGACCTTGACGGCTTCCAAGCGATGATATATTGCTAGAGAGGTGGAGAAGGTGTGGCTGTGGTGGGGTAAGCGATTACAATTTTGGGAGTGAGTTTGGTTGTCGTCTTTCTTCAAATATAGGAAAGATATGCTTTCAATTGAGGGGAAAATGGGAAAACTGAGATTAGTGGGGAGAAACTGTTGTTGCGTGAAAGGGTGGTGGATAAATAAAGATTGAAATCTATAAACTTGTATGATAAATTCTGATCTATGAGGTGTTATTTTATTGATTACAAAAATGAAATTTCTAATCTTATTTTTGTGGATGCACGTAAAATCATTGTCACAATATGATATTCCtaacaataaatttaattttacaatttgaaggaaaaatttatATTACATACATGTCACCCACCCTGAAGAAAATTTACAAActttatgaatatttttcatgaattgaTTCGTACGTATGTTATGCAAAATTGACATGCAAGACGTCATACACAAGATAacgaaattttttgaaaaaaaaaatatttggaaaaatatCTAAAATGAAGTCAGAAGTAGTGCGACTTTTCTTTGCTAACACGCTTTAGCCTTCTTCTTCTCCAAGGCCCCTGACCCCGTCCTCTAGGTTCTTACCGAAACTCGAAGTCCAGCATAGCAGAAAAACAAAGCAGCTGAAAACCGAGGTGGTGTGAATAAAAAGCGAAGCGGATAGGAATCTGATTCCGTAGCCGAGTCTTCAATCTAAATATGGAGTCAGTTTTTGGACTAGTGGGTAAAGATTTTGCTATAGTCGCGGCGGACACATCTGCGGTTCACAGCATCCTTGTGCACAAGACCAACGAGGACAAAATCATGGTCTTAGATTCTCACAAGATCATGGGAGCATCCGGGGAGACGGGCGACCGGTGAAATCCCTTTTTTTATttggttgatgatttattttatttatttggtaaTCTACTGCATTTTAAATGAAGCGCGTGAAATGCTTGTAGTTTGCGACTTTTGTTTGATTTGATGTTTAGTACATGGGTTTGTTTTATTGTTGTGTTTACTAGGGGTTTAAGAATCAAGCTTagaattttaacatatatttaatttgaattttttctatTTCTGATTATACTCTACGAATTTATACAATGTTATCATGATTCAAGTACCATATGCTATATTAGCACAATTATTCTCAACAGGCAAAGCCTCGTCTGTTCGTACCTTTTGTGGCGAGAGATTTGTCACACAAAAGAGAGTTTCGGAAGCTCGCTCCAAGCTCTTCGAACTTCGAAGTACCGCATGCAATATTATCTCAAGTGATAAGCAAGATCATTATTGTGGTTGATGTATTTGTTGTGACCATTGGGGATTGGGTTTATTGTCTGGAGTTCGTAGGAGCTATTTCTTTGAAGCGAGAGTTCCTTGATCAGGGACTTGCTGGAGCAACTGAATTATGAGCTTTCTCCATCGTTGGATAAATGTCTTGCTGAACAAGATTGACTCTTTATGGTATACAGATTGCTTCCCTATTTAATCTTTGTTAAGGCTTGCAAAAAACTCAATGAAGTATTATCTTAAGTGATAGACAAGATTACTTAGTTCTATCTTTAGGTGGATCCCTACAAGCTCACTATCTAGTAAAATTCTTTCATAACCTTTCATTCTTTGATCTAGACTTATTAGCTACATACAATCTTATTAATAGTAATTGCATTTCAAGGAAACTGTCATTCTAAAAAATAGGCTTCGCTAACTACGGATGTGGAGTTTTCGTTCAAAATTTTTTGCCATTTTATTAGGATCGATAATAATTCTTATGGAgatcaattataataaagaaTTAAAGATTAAGATTTGGCATTAGATTTGGTAATACAGTTCAATCCATCAAAGATTACATTATCTACGAATCCCGGTTGATAATGTATGCTTCCATTGTAATAAAATGCTTTCCTAATTGACATGTTTTGCACGATTCACTGAGTTGTCGGCTTTAGCTAAGTGTTGAGTTAAGTTTTTTGTGTATTGATGTGTTAGGGCTTGGTTTACTGAGTACAAACAGAAGAATGTGGCCCTGTGCCAATTTCGTAATGCCATGCCTCTGACCACTGCAGCCGCTGCAAATTTCACCAGAAGCGAGCTCGCCACAGCCTTGAGAAAGGTGTACCATTTTCTTTAGATGTTTCTGAATGACAAATGATTTGTTCTTTTTCACTTTACTGTTTTCTTAATGTTGGGTTTAAAAATCTAGTTGGAGAATACTAAAAAGCtagttgataaatttttttcctaaaatttaattataagagTGACCAAATTCTCTTACTGAATAACTATGTCTAACTAGCTAATCTATATTTTTTCTTCTACTTTACTTGAAACAAATGTATAGAATCTGAGTCTTATTCAGTATATACATTATATGAAGATCGTTGTTTGCTACCTTAATGGTGTCACTGCTTCTCCGAAAATCTTGGTGTCATCACAATTCACAACCCTTACCTCAGTTCGGGTTTCCAGTTGCCACACTCAACCCTGGAAGACTAGAATCCGAACACTCAAAGTTAATCAATCTAAGCATATCCTCATACACAAAGAATACTTTGTTTCCTATTTTCCCTCTTGTGGGaaagtatttttcatttttttggtgTCACTGCATCTGTTTTAGCCGAAAGTCTAGCTGATAACCTCTAACAAACGCTTCTGTTGTATTTGGAGTTGTCATTTTTGCCTCCTAACATGACATGTAGTTTCTGTATGCTCAGAGACTTGTGCAAGGCATTTCTTTAACACAATTGTAAATGTATCAAATCCGTTGTTTA
This window of the Primulina huaijiensis isolate GDHJ02 unplaced genomic scaffold, ASM1229523v2 scaffold42415, whole genome shotgun sequence genome carries:
- the LOC140969654 gene encoding proteasome subunit beta type-2-A-like isoform X1 — translated: MESVFGLVGKDFAIVAADTSAVHSILVHKTNEDKIMVLDSHKIMGASGETGDRAWFTEYKQKNVALCQFRNAMPLTTAAAANFTRSELATALRKNPYMVNIILAGYDKETGPSLYFLDYILIKLLVVPLNFVIKIVDKDGAREYAWRNSIKDAPVASALGFTRVPETLVFIYQLNLLMDS
- the LOC140969665 gene encoding type IV inositol polyphosphate 5-phosphatase 7-like yields the protein MVRFLEFNVLENCEGPICNLHFFLPESREFLRAHFPFDIWDFSEQISEIGATMKDGDSKKNKLSWSKKLIRKWFNIKCKSGEYQDDEAVYRGGNGERRSRFSERGQSAIEKEKSTKNVERSLSHSRSCSRRGRGYLDHPQIINVQNHSVFASTWNVGGKSPPSNMNLDNWLHSAPPADIYVLGFQEIVPLNASNILGAEDNGPAKKWLTLIKRTLNNAPGTSGGSGCYTPSPVPEPIAEWNEDFEGSARHKASAFLHRRSFQTPQRMGIEIDSSTPQTCLNRRFSVCERTIFGHRHSDFVPNMRWGYRPSDCSSSQRPSDCRPSDYSSGHRPSDYSSSRRPSDYSWGQRPSDFSRLGSDEDYLPGDSPSTVLYSPMSLSANQGEDAAMMPECSRYSLVASKQMVGVFLTVWVRSELREFVRNIKVSCVGRGLMGYLGNKGSISISMLLHQTSLCFVCSHLTSGQKEGDELRRNADVIEILRKTRFPRVNCINDEKSPETILGHDRTIWLGDLNYRIALPYRSAKALIEMQNWRALLEKDQLRIEHRQGRVFDGWKEGKIYFPPTYKYSHNSDRYAGDDMHPKEKRRTPAWCDRILWYGTGLQQLSYVRGECRFSDHRPVSSVFWAEVESVPSRLRKSMSRSTSRIEVEEMLPYSHGYTELSFF